The stretch of DNA ATTTAAATGATACATATTTGCGGTCGGGCCACCCAGATCAGAAATCGACCCAGTGAAGCCAGGCACCTGATCACGAATCGCTTCTATTTCTTTCAGCACAGATTCCTGCGAGCGACTCTGAATCACCCGTCCTTCGTGTTCGGTGATCGAACAAAAGGTACAGCCGCCGAAACAACCACGCATAATATTGACCGAGGTACGAATCATCTCATAGGCGGGGATACGCGCATCACCATAGCGTGGATGCGGTCGTCGCTGATAAGGCAGGCCAAACACCTGATCCAACTCTTCCGTCGTCAAAGGAATTGGCGGCGGATTAATCCAGACTTCCTGTTTACCATGCTTCTGCACCAGTACTCGGGCATTGTGCGGATTAGATTCCTGGTGCAATACACGTGAGGCGTGCGCATAAAGCGCCGAGTCCTTAAACACCTTCTCAAAGGAAGGCAGGCGGATATAGGTATTTTCAGGATTGAGTCGCTCTTTCGACTGCAACGGCATGGGTACGATGCGTAGTGGCTGTGACTGCCGCTCAACTAAGTTTTGCTTGACCTCCCCAGTGCTACAGCTGGCACTCTCTTTGTCATCATAAGGGTTAGTTAAGGCATCGATTTTAGTAGGCCAGTCGATACGCGTCGAATCCAGTTCCGTCCACCCACTGGGCATGACATCACGCACCACCGCCGTACCACGCACAGCGGTGATTTCATGGATATTTTTTCCGGCTGCGAGCTGATGTGCTATTTCGCCGATGGCCCGTTCGGCATTGCCATAAAGCAATACCTCTGCGCCGGAATCCACCAGTACCGAACGACGCACTTCATCGCTCCAATAATCGTATTGTGCGATGCGTCGCAAGCTAGCTTCGATACCACCGATAACAACGGGAATCTTTGCGTAGGCTCGCTTACAGCATTGGGTATAAACGATGACTGACCGGTCTGGTCGCTTTGCTGGCTCCGCATTAGGCGTATAAGCATCATCATTACGTATCCGCAAGTCTGCGGTGTAACGATTAATCAATGAATCCATATTGCCGCCGGTGACGCCGAAAAATAAATTCGGTTCTCCCAGGGTCTTAAAGTCATCGATTCTATTCCAATCGGGTTGGGAAATAATACCGACCCGAAACCCCTGAGCTTCGAGAAAACGCCCAATGACCGCCATACCAAAACTGGGGTGATCGACATAGGCGTCACCAGTGACCAGAATAATATCGCAACTGTCCCAGCCCAACTCATCCATCTCTTGCCTGGACATGGGCAAATAAGAAGCCGTACCGTAGCATTCAGCCCAGTATTTGGGATAGGAAAATAGATCAGGGACGCTATGCATATTGATTGCGACTCGTGTCGCGCCTACACCTGTGGATAAAGGCAGCGCCAGATTTAGCTTAACACTACATCTGGTTGTTTAATCAGAGAATTTTTCAAGATACTCAGAAAATTTATTCGGTGCGGCTGGTCACTTCCAGCAAATGATAACCAAACTGTGTCTTTACTGGGCCCTGCACTTTGTTGACTTCAGCGCTGAATACTACTTCATCAAATTCTTTAACCATCATACCGGGACCGAATTCACCAAGATCACCGCCCTGTGCGCCAGATGGACAGCTGGAATGCTGTTTCGCCAACTCCGCAAAATCCGCTCCAGATTCAATTTCATCTTTTAGTTGTTGGCACTTATCTTCTGAATTGACCAATATGTGTCTTGCACTTGCTGTCGTCATAACGGTACTCCTAATATTCGTACTGAATTAAAATTACTGAGGCATTTGCAGGGGTTGAGCTGAAACCACTACTCCATTGTTATCCGCATAGACGTATTCACCAGGATTGAAGGTCACACCACCAAAACTAATCGGTACATTCAAATCACCAATTCCTCTTCTATCTGTCTTTAACGGAATC from Pseudomonadales bacterium encodes:
- a CDS encoding peptidylprolyl isomerase; its protein translation is MTTASARHILVNSEDKCQQLKDEIESGADFAELAKQHSSCPSGAQGGDLGEFGPGMMVKEFDEVVFSAEVNKVQGPVKTQFGYHLLEVTSRTE
- a CDS encoding YgiQ family radical SAM protein, translating into MHSVPDLFSYPKYWAECYGTASYLPMSRQEMDELGWDSCDIILVTGDAYVDHPSFGMAVIGRFLEAQGFRVGIISQPDWNRIDDFKTLGEPNLFFGVTGGNMDSLINRYTADLRIRNDDAYTPNAEPAKRPDRSVIVYTQCCKRAYAKIPVVIGGIEASLRRIAQYDYWSDEVRRSVLVDSGAEVLLYGNAERAIGEIAHQLAAGKNIHEITAVRGTAVVRDVMPSGWTELDSTRIDWPTKIDALTNPYDDKESASCSTGEVKQNLVERQSQPLRIVPMPLQSKERLNPENTYIRLPSFEKVFKDSALYAHASRVLHQESNPHNARVLVQKHGKQEVWINPPPIPLTTEELDQVFGLPYQRRPHPRYGDARIPAYEMIRTSVNIMRGCFGGCTFCSITEHEGRVIQSRSQESVLKEIEAIRDQVPGFTGSISDLGGPTANMYHLNCKDPEIQAGCRRLSCVYPTICKNLETSHKQTTELYRKARQIPGIKNIAIASGLRYDLAIRDPEYVKELVTHHVGGYLKIAPEHTEDAVLSKMMKPGIGSYEQFKKMFEKYSKEAGKKQYLIPYFIAAHPGCEDMDMLNLALWLKRNKFRIDQVQTFYPSPMSLATAMYHSDRDPLRKVSYKDKRIYTPKNIEQRRLQKAFLRYHDEKNWPVLRKALVVMGRADLIGNGPNQLIPAERKAGVQRSTSNRRGAKTKTWNKARGSQWSSKR